In Amycolatopsis jiangsuensis, the following proteins share a genomic window:
- a CDS encoding FadR/GntR family transcriptional regulator codes for MRKEMSNSARLAMFAPLDQLGRAEAVAARLLDAITLGLLDDAEQLPSEVELAAQFKVSTVTVREALAVLRQQGLVETRRGRGGGSFVRTPAWPPPSSWAKRLRLLSMADLRDFGDHYLAVAGSAAKLAAERSTTEDVERLRLNAEDLLEATGPEAIRAERHFHLEVAAAAQSPRLTNQEVQLQGEHGGLLWVPLGGGELGREAYAEHQAIVAAIASADGDLARKLTEDHVLGALDRLADLHLSLETP; via the coding sequence ATGCGCAAGGAGATGTCGAACAGCGCGCGGCTGGCGATGTTCGCTCCGCTGGACCAGCTCGGCCGCGCCGAGGCGGTCGCGGCGCGGCTGCTCGACGCCATCACCCTCGGTCTGCTCGACGACGCCGAGCAGCTACCGAGCGAGGTGGAGCTGGCCGCGCAGTTCAAGGTCTCCACTGTCACCGTGCGTGAAGCGCTCGCCGTCCTCCGCCAACAAGGGCTGGTGGAAACCCGCCGTGGCCGCGGCGGCGGCAGCTTCGTGCGCACCCCGGCGTGGCCGCCGCCCAGTTCCTGGGCGAAGCGGCTGCGGCTGCTGTCGATGGCGGATTTGCGCGACTTCGGCGACCACTACCTGGCAGTGGCCGGTTCGGCTGCCAAACTCGCCGCCGAACGCAGTACGACCGAGGACGTCGAGCGGCTGCGGCTCAACGCCGAGGACCTGCTCGAGGCGACCGGGCCGGAGGCGATCCGGGCCGAGCGGCACTTCCACCTGGAGGTGGCCGCGGCCGCGCAGTCCCCGCGCCTGACCAACCAGGAGGTTCAGCTGCAAGGCGAACACGGCGGGTTGCTCTGGGTACCCCTGGGCGGGGGCGAGCTGGGCCGGGAGGCTTACGCTGAGCACCAGGCCATCGTCGCGGCGATCGCCTCGGCCGACGGCGATCTGGCGCGCAAGCTGACCGAGGACCACGTCCTGGGCGCGCTCGATCGGCTCGCGGATCTGCACCTGTCCCTCGAAACGCCGTAA
- a CDS encoding gamma-aminobutyraldehyde dehydrogenase has translation MQELRHFVGGKYVDSRSGKVAEIVDPVTGRAYCTAPVAGAEDVDRALKIAAEAFETWRETTPAQRQLALLKLADAVEARAEEIIGVESRDTGKPISLTMSEEVPMVLDQLRFFAGAARVLEGRSAGEYMEGHTSFVRREPVGVCAQVTPWNYPLMMAIWKIAPALAAGNTIVLKPSDTTPASTLLLAEIASEFLPAGVFNVVCGDRDTGRALVEHEIPAMVSITGSVRAGIEVAEAAARDVKRVHLELGGKAPVIVFADADVEAAAETIAMAGYFNAGQDCTAATRVLVADDVHDTFVAALTRQAVAAKTGLPDDETVAYGPLNNADQLAKVAGFVDRLPGHATVHCGGQRAGDEGYFYEATVVSGVRQDDEITQGEVFGPVITVQRFTDEADAVRAANGVPYGLASSVWTKDHQRAMRVSAKLDFGCVWINTHIPLVAEMPHGGFKKSGYGKDLSLYGLEDYTRVKHVMSAL, from the coding sequence GTGCAGGAACTGAGGCATTTTGTCGGCGGCAAGTACGTCGACTCGCGGTCCGGGAAGGTCGCCGAAATCGTCGACCCGGTCACCGGACGCGCGTACTGCACCGCACCGGTGGCCGGTGCCGAGGACGTCGACCGCGCGCTGAAGATCGCCGCTGAAGCGTTCGAGACGTGGCGCGAGACCACGCCGGCCCAGCGTCAGCTCGCGCTGCTGAAGCTCGCCGACGCCGTGGAGGCGCGCGCCGAGGAGATCATCGGCGTGGAGTCGCGCGACACCGGCAAGCCGATCTCCCTGACGATGTCGGAAGAGGTGCCGATGGTCCTCGACCAGCTGCGTTTCTTCGCCGGCGCGGCCCGCGTGCTGGAAGGCCGTTCGGCCGGGGAGTACATGGAGGGCCACACGTCGTTCGTCCGACGGGAGCCGGTCGGCGTCTGTGCCCAGGTGACGCCGTGGAACTACCCGCTGATGATGGCGATCTGGAAGATCGCGCCCGCGCTCGCGGCCGGAAACACCATCGTGCTCAAGCCCTCGGACACCACGCCCGCCTCGACCCTGCTGCTCGCGGAGATCGCTTCGGAGTTCCTGCCCGCAGGCGTGTTCAACGTGGTGTGCGGCGACCGCGACACCGGACGTGCGCTGGTGGAGCACGAGATCCCGGCGATGGTCTCGATCACCGGCTCGGTGCGCGCCGGGATCGAGGTGGCCGAGGCCGCGGCCCGAGACGTCAAGCGGGTGCACCTGGAACTGGGTGGCAAGGCGCCGGTGATCGTGTTCGCGGACGCGGATGTCGAGGCCGCGGCCGAGACCATCGCGATGGCCGGCTACTTCAACGCGGGCCAGGACTGCACCGCAGCCACCCGGGTGCTGGTCGCCGACGACGTGCACGACACCTTCGTCGCCGCGCTCACGCGGCAGGCGGTGGCCGCGAAGACCGGCCTGCCGGACGACGAGACGGTCGCCTACGGCCCGCTCAACAACGCCGACCAGCTGGCCAAGGTCGCCGGGTTCGTCGACCGGCTGCCCGGGCACGCGACCGTCCACTGTGGAGGGCAGCGGGCCGGCGACGAGGGCTACTTCTACGAGGCCACCGTGGTGTCCGGAGTCCGCCAGGACGACGAGATCACCCAGGGCGAGGTGTTCGGCCCGGTGATCACCGTGCAGCGGTTCACCGACGAGGCGGACGCGGTGCGGGCGGCCAACGGCGTGCCCTACGGTCTGGCTTCCTCGGTCTGGACGAAGGACCACCAGCGGGCCATGCGGGTCTCGGCGAAGCTCGACTTCGGCTGCGTCTGGATCAACACGCACATCCCGCTCGTCGCCGAAATGCCGCACGGCGGGTTCAAGAAGTCCGGCTACGGCAAGGATCTCTCGCTGTACGGCCTCGAGGACTACACCCGCGTCAAGCACGTGATGAGCGCACTGTAG
- a CDS encoding RNB domain-containing ribonuclease — MIRTHASGGDFGRLRAEFALPESFGPDVLAEAEAAVLDPLASAGGREDATALPFVTIDPPGSKDLDQAMLLERTAGGFRVHYAIADLAAFVPPGGALDHEARRRGQTLYLPDGNVPLHPPVLSEGAASLLPGEVRPAVLWTIDVGEDGELAATRVRRALVRSVEQLDYEGVQAALDAGRPHPSVAVLPELGRLRRELAVRRGALELQLPEQEITGDADGGWVLDRRPRTVVDAWNAEISLLTGMAAAQIMLEAGVGVLRTLPPADAGSVEWLRRSAAAAGLGWPAEQSVSEFLSALDPGQPVSMAMYADTTRLLRGAGYTAFDGALPEVATHAGIGGPYAHVTAPIRRLVDRFAAEVCLAVTAGREVPQWVREALAEVPGHMSVSDGLAARVERACIDQVEAWVLAEHVGQEFTAVVLRAEETRAEILLENPPVMAKCAGERFPEGERIAVRLTEVDVEHRKVSFERV, encoded by the coding sequence GTGATCCGGACCCACGCGTCGGGAGGGGACTTCGGTCGTCTCCGGGCGGAGTTCGCGCTGCCGGAGTCCTTCGGCCCGGACGTGCTGGCCGAGGCCGAGGCGGCGGTGCTCGACCCGCTCGCCTCCGCGGGCGGGCGTGAGGACGCCACCGCGCTGCCGTTCGTCACGATCGACCCGCCCGGTTCGAAGGACCTGGACCAGGCGATGCTGCTCGAACGCACCGCCGGCGGCTTCCGGGTGCACTACGCGATCGCCGACCTGGCCGCGTTCGTACCGCCTGGCGGGGCACTGGATCACGAGGCGCGCCGCCGCGGGCAGACGCTCTACCTGCCGGACGGCAACGTCCCGCTCCATCCGCCGGTGCTTTCCGAGGGCGCCGCGAGCCTGTTGCCCGGCGAGGTCCGCCCGGCCGTGCTGTGGACGATCGACGTCGGCGAGGACGGTGAGCTCGCCGCCACGCGGGTCCGCCGTGCGCTGGTCCGGTCCGTCGAACAGCTCGACTACGAGGGGGTGCAGGCCGCGCTCGACGCGGGGCGCCCGCATCCCTCGGTGGCCGTGCTGCCGGAGCTGGGCAGGCTGCGCCGCGAGCTGGCGGTGCGCCGGGGCGCGCTCGAGCTGCAGTTGCCGGAGCAGGAGATCACCGGTGACGCGGACGGCGGCTGGGTGCTCGACCGCAGGCCGCGCACGGTGGTCGACGCGTGGAACGCCGAAATCTCCCTGCTCACCGGCATGGCCGCGGCGCAGATCATGCTGGAGGCCGGGGTGGGCGTGCTGCGCACGCTGCCGCCGGCCGACGCGGGTTCGGTGGAGTGGCTGCGCCGCTCCGCGGCCGCGGCGGGACTGGGCTGGCCGGCCGAACAGAGCGTCTCCGAGTTCCTGTCCGCTTTGGACCCCGGACAGCCGGTCTCGATGGCCATGTACGCGGACACCACGCGGCTCCTGCGGGGCGCGGGGTACACCGCCTTCGACGGTGCGTTGCCGGAAGTCGCCACGCACGCCGGGATCGGCGGTCCGTACGCGCACGTCACCGCGCCGATCCGGCGGCTCGTCGACCGCTTCGCCGCGGAGGTGTGCCTGGCGGTGACGGCAGGACGCGAGGTGCCGCAATGGGTTCGCGAAGCGCTCGCCGAGGTGCCCGGGCACATGTCCGTTTCGGACGGTCTGGCCGCCCGCGTGGAGCGGGCCTGTATCGACCAGGTCGAGGCCTGGGTGCTGGCCGAGCACGTCGGGCAGGAGTTCACCGCGGTGGTCCTGCGTGCCGAGGAGACGAGGGCGGAGATCCTGCTGGAGAACCCGCCGGTGATGGCCAAGTGCGCGGGGGAGCGGTTTCCGGAAGGGGAGCGCATCGCGGTGCGGCTCACCGAAGTGGACGTCGAGCATCGGAAGGTGTCGTTCGAACGGGTATGA
- a CDS encoding ATP-binding protein, which produces MKIAFVGKGGSGKTTLSSLFVSYLADAGKPVLAIDADINQHLAVALGATEEQALAWPTLGENMTLIKDYLRGDNPRIPSAAAMIKTTPPGSGSRLVRPFEDNPVFDACFRALGGVRLGVTGRFDEDDLGVACYHSKVGAAELLLNHLVDEPGEYVVMDMTAGADAFASGLFTRFDVTFLVCEPTLRSVGVYRQYADHARDFGVRLVAVGNKVTDADDVEFLTGQLGDALLGWMTASGHVRAAERGSTRPIGELEQPNLHTLATMLSTVDAETRDWTRYQRQGVEFHLRNARAWGNGRTGSDLEDQVDPDFVLDPSVVTTS; this is translated from the coding sequence GTGAAGATCGCGTTCGTCGGCAAGGGCGGCAGCGGGAAGACCACGCTCTCGTCGCTGTTCGTGTCCTACCTGGCCGACGCCGGCAAACCGGTGCTGGCCATCGACGCCGACATCAACCAGCACCTCGCGGTGGCGCTCGGGGCCACCGAGGAGCAGGCGTTGGCCTGGCCGACGCTGGGCGAGAACATGACGTTGATCAAGGACTACCTGCGCGGGGACAATCCGCGCATCCCGTCCGCCGCGGCGATGATCAAGACGACCCCGCCAGGGTCCGGGTCCCGGCTGGTGCGCCCGTTCGAGGACAACCCGGTGTTCGACGCCTGCTTCCGCGCGCTCGGCGGAGTTCGGCTCGGCGTTACCGGCCGGTTCGACGAGGACGATCTGGGCGTGGCCTGCTACCACTCGAAGGTCGGCGCCGCGGAGCTGCTGCTCAACCACCTGGTCGACGAGCCGGGCGAGTACGTGGTGATGGACATGACCGCGGGTGCCGACGCGTTCGCGTCCGGCCTGTTCACCCGCTTCGACGTGACGTTCCTGGTGTGCGAGCCGACCCTGCGCAGTGTCGGCGTGTACCGGCAGTACGCCGACCACGCCCGGGACTTCGGCGTGCGGCTGGTGGCGGTCGGGAACAAGGTGACCGACGCGGACGACGTCGAGTTCCTGACCGGCCAGCTCGGCGACGCACTGCTCGGCTGGATGACCGCGTCCGGCCACGTCCGCGCCGCCGAACGCGGCAGCACCCGCCCGATCGGCGAGCTCGAGCAGCCGAACCTGCACACCCTGGCGACCATGCTGTCCACAGTGGACGCCGAAACCCGCGACTGGACTCGCTACCAGCGTCAGGGCGTGGAATTCCACCTACGCAACGCCCGCGCCTGGGGCAACGGCCGCACCGGCTCGGACCTGGAGGACCAGGTGGACCCGGACTTCGTGCTGGATCCCTCGGTGGTCACCACCTCCTGA
- a CDS encoding helical backbone metal receptor: MRNAELIDDLGEPVPVAEEPRRVVSLVPSLTEAVEVSAPGRIVAATDYCTHPSTLDVPRVGGSKYPKLDRILAAEPDLVLANSEENRPEDVEALRANGIPVFVMAAAESVPAALGSLRRILTQVFAVAEPEWLVTAEDLWREVEPVRHRAVIPVWRKPWVVLGRDTFAGDVLRRVGIENVYSRHSERYPRPPLAELTETGADLVVLPDEPYEFTQDDGPGFFPRMRPVLVSGRYLSWYGPSLVDAYVALRESVR; encoded by the coding sequence ATGAGGAACGCGGAACTGATCGACGACCTGGGCGAGCCGGTACCGGTCGCCGAGGAACCCCGGCGGGTGGTGTCCCTGGTGCCGTCGCTGACCGAGGCGGTGGAGGTGAGTGCGCCCGGCCGGATCGTGGCCGCCACCGACTACTGCACTCATCCCTCCACTCTGGACGTGCCGAGGGTGGGCGGGTCGAAGTACCCGAAGCTGGACCGGATACTGGCCGCGGAGCCCGACCTCGTGCTCGCGAACTCCGAGGAGAACCGGCCCGAGGACGTGGAGGCGTTGCGGGCCAACGGGATCCCGGTGTTCGTGATGGCGGCCGCGGAATCCGTCCCGGCCGCGCTCGGCTCGTTGCGACGCATCCTCACCCAGGTCTTCGCGGTCGCGGAACCGGAATGGCTGGTGACGGCGGAAGACCTGTGGCGCGAGGTCGAACCGGTCCGCCACCGCGCCGTGATCCCGGTGTGGCGCAAGCCCTGGGTGGTGCTCGGCCGGGACACCTTCGCCGGGGACGTGCTGCGCCGGGTCGGGATCGAGAACGTCTACTCGCGGCATTCCGAGCGATATCCCCGCCCGCCGCTGGCGGAGCTGACCGAAACCGGGGCCGACCTGGTCGTACTGCCCGATGAGCCGTACGAGTTCACCCAGGACGACGGCCCCGGATTCTTCCCGCGGATGCGTCCGGTGCTGGTGTCCGGCCGGTACCTCAGCTGGTACGGACCGTCCCTTGTGGACGCCTATGTCGCGCTCAGAGAGTCAGTCCGGTGA
- a CDS encoding aldehyde dehydrogenase family protein: MTVPFWVAGKPATGTGTTAVRHPFDGSTAGSHHLPGPSDVEAAVQSAADVADDFATLPAHVRAGALDHISRRLSERAEEIADLITAESGKPLKWSRGEVGRAVSTFHWAAEEARRFSGELQRLDTDPGGTGRLALVRRVPKGPVLGITPFNFPLNLVAHKVAPAIAVGAPIVLKPAPATPLTALLLGEILAETALPAGSWSILPLGNDETAELVRDPRLPVVSFTGSVPVGWAIRDSVPRKHVALELGGNGAVLVCPDWTDLDFAARRIATFAMYQAGQSCISVQRVYAHTDIYDTLQEKVLAEVAALRTGNPREDGVDVGPLINETAATRVESWVSEATAAGATVLAGGRRSGATVEPTVLADVPEDASVMADEVFGPVVSLVRVSSVDDGVARINASRFGLQAGVFTRDLPTAFDVSARLKVGGVLVGDVPSFRADQMPYGGVKDSGRGREGPAAAMADFTEDRVTVLTGLTL; encoded by the coding sequence ATGACTGTTCCGTTCTGGGTTGCCGGAAAACCGGCTACCGGCACTGGTACCACCGCCGTCCGGCATCCGTTCGACGGTTCGACGGCCGGCTCGCACCACCTGCCTGGTCCGTCCGATGTGGAGGCTGCGGTCCAGTCGGCTGCCGACGTCGCCGACGACTTCGCGACCCTGCCTGCCCACGTCCGCGCGGGGGCGCTCGACCACATTTCCCGCAGGCTTTCGGAGCGGGCGGAGGAGATTGCCGACCTGATCACGGCGGAATCGGGGAAACCGCTGAAGTGGTCCCGCGGCGAGGTGGGCCGGGCGGTGTCCACCTTCCACTGGGCGGCCGAGGAGGCCCGCCGGTTTTCCGGGGAACTGCAACGACTCGACACCGATCCCGGCGGCACCGGACGGCTGGCCCTCGTCCGGCGCGTACCCAAGGGTCCGGTGCTGGGCATCACGCCGTTCAACTTCCCGCTGAACCTGGTGGCGCACAAGGTGGCACCGGCGATCGCCGTCGGAGCGCCGATCGTGCTCAAGCCGGCGCCGGCCACTCCGCTGACCGCGCTGCTGCTGGGGGAAATCCTCGCCGAGACCGCGCTGCCCGCCGGCAGCTGGTCGATCCTGCCGCTGGGCAACGACGAGACCGCCGAACTGGTCAGGGACCCGCGGCTGCCGGTGGTGTCGTTCACCGGATCGGTCCCGGTGGGCTGGGCGATCCGCGATTCCGTACCACGCAAGCACGTGGCACTGGAACTCGGCGGCAACGGCGCGGTACTCGTCTGTCCGGATTGGACCGATCTCGACTTCGCCGCGCGACGGATCGCGACGTTCGCAATGTACCAGGCCGGACAGTCGTGCATTTCGGTGCAACGGGTCTACGCGCACACCGACATCTACGACACGCTGCAGGAGAAGGTGCTGGCCGAGGTCGCCGCGCTGCGCACCGGAAATCCGCGTGAGGACGGCGTGGACGTCGGGCCGCTGATCAACGAGACAGCTGCCACACGAGTGGAATCTTGGGTCTCCGAAGCGACTGCCGCCGGTGCGACAGTACTCGCCGGCGGCAGGCGGTCCGGGGCAACGGTGGAGCCGACTGTGCTCGCCGACGTACCGGAAGACGCTTCCGTGATGGCGGACGAGGTCTTCGGACCCGTCGTCTCGCTCGTACGCGTGTCCTCAGTGGACGACGGCGTGGCACGAATCAACGCTTCACGTTTCGGCCTTCAGGCTGGTGTTTTCACCCGGGACCTGCCCACAGCGTTCGACGTCTCCGCGCGGCTCAAGGTGGGCGGCGTACTGGTGGGCGACGTGCCGAGCTTCCGCGCCGACCAGATGCCCTACGGCGGGGTCAAGGACTCCGGCCGCGGCCGGGAGGGCCCGGCCGCGGCGATGGCGGACTTCACCGAGGACCGCGTGACCGTCCTCACCGGACTGACTCTCTGA
- a CDS encoding cache domain-containing protein, with amino-acid sequence MTDTRTPPGDEVVTQVSALVEEIFARLKPVLAAAETVLAEPGGRTAEALHGIRPQVIEALGGLVIGAGFVSAPHVLTDQEFGFEWWTCPGISGNSAGSGGTADSVDAEPEQLFISLDPESPNFLDYTRQSWFTVPRDSRRRHINGPYVDYLCTDEYTLTFTVPVACEGGFGGVVGADVYVREFERTVSRRLRSLGRHAALLNAQGRVIVSNSVRQATGSLVRDVDVPAWWTSGAEPYTSSAGATLRRCGDSPIALLVTK; translated from the coding sequence GTGACCGACACCCGCACGCCACCCGGCGACGAGGTCGTGACCCAGGTGTCCGCCCTCGTCGAGGAGATCTTCGCCCGGCTGAAGCCGGTGCTGGCCGCCGCCGAGACCGTGCTCGCCGAGCCGGGCGGACGCACCGCGGAAGCGTTGCACGGCATCCGTCCCCAGGTCATCGAGGCGCTCGGCGGGCTGGTGATCGGCGCCGGCTTCGTGAGCGCGCCGCACGTGCTCACCGACCAGGAGTTCGGGTTCGAGTGGTGGACCTGCCCGGGTATCTCGGGAAACTCGGCGGGCTCCGGGGGTACTGCCGATTCTGTGGACGCCGAGCCCGAGCAGCTGTTCATCAGCCTGGACCCGGAAAGTCCCAACTTCCTCGACTACACACGGCAATCCTGGTTCACGGTCCCGCGCGACAGCCGGCGCCGGCACATCAACGGCCCGTACGTGGACTACCTCTGCACCGACGAGTACACGCTGACCTTCACCGTGCCCGTGGCCTGCGAAGGCGGGTTCGGCGGAGTCGTGGGTGCGGACGTGTACGTGCGCGAGTTCGAGCGCACGGTGAGCCGGCGGCTGCGTTCGCTGGGCCGGCATGCCGCGCTGCTCAACGCGCAGGGGCGGGTGATCGTGTCCAACAGCGTGCGGCAGGCGACCGGTTCGCTGGTGCGGGACGTCGACGTGCCGGCGTGGTGGACTTCCGGCGCCGAGCCCTACACCTCGTCGGCGGGCGCGACGCTGCGCCGCTGCGGGGATTCGCCGATCGCGTTGCTCGTCACGAAGTGA
- a CDS encoding PucR family transcriptional regulator: MALTLGELAGERALGLRVVAGKLALDRPIGWVHPTELTDPQAFLEGGELLLTTGLALDDANAAGYVRRLVRADVAGLGFGVGLSHRRVPSALIEAADEVGLPVLEVPRRTPFIAITRAVSRSVAADEYAATVRLGRAQQDLTRTAVGRSGVAGVVRRLARLIDGWVVLYDAGRVSEAAPAAARAIGARLDVTGLRAGARVVTDGDDEVMLQTLHTRGALAVGTAKPLDVTGRHIVNTAVSLLSLALEQDRAQRAAHSQLRSGVLELLAGGQEELARRSVPDLPPKPWTVLAVAGSRAARDTLYERLETAAGQVFFAHRGQRLIIVTDDPAQVRGDEGCHVGVSDAADFPAALRQAEEAADVAGERRVPRLDYADHAGAGLLTLLDTQAAQAFSEHLLAPLRSFDRTGRGDLVTSLRCWLEHHGHWDLAATKLGVHRHTLRNRVTKAADLLGRDLDAPGVRAELWLALRVTS, translated from the coding sequence ATGGCATTGACGCTCGGCGAGCTGGCAGGGGAGCGCGCGCTCGGTCTGCGTGTGGTGGCCGGGAAACTCGCGCTGGACCGGCCGATCGGCTGGGTGCACCCGACGGAGCTGACCGATCCGCAGGCCTTCCTCGAAGGTGGCGAACTGCTGCTCACCACGGGGCTGGCCCTCGACGACGCGAACGCGGCCGGATACGTCCGGCGTCTGGTCCGCGCGGACGTCGCCGGCCTCGGTTTCGGCGTCGGCTTGAGTCACCGCCGGGTGCCCTCGGCGTTGATCGAGGCCGCGGACGAGGTCGGCTTGCCGGTGCTGGAGGTGCCGCGGCGCACGCCGTTCATCGCGATCACGCGGGCGGTGTCCCGTTCGGTCGCGGCTGACGAGTACGCCGCCACAGTGCGCCTCGGTCGTGCGCAGCAGGATCTGACCCGCACCGCGGTCGGCCGGTCCGGCGTGGCCGGCGTGGTACGCCGGCTCGCGCGGCTGATCGACGGCTGGGTCGTGCTCTACGACGCCGGCCGCGTCAGCGAAGCCGCGCCTGCAGCTGCCCGGGCGATCGGCGCGCGGCTGGACGTCACCGGCCTCCGTGCCGGGGCCCGCGTCGTCACCGACGGCGATGACGAGGTCATGCTTCAGACCCTGCACACGAGGGGAGCCCTCGCCGTCGGTACCGCGAAACCGCTCGATGTCACGGGAAGGCACATCGTGAACACCGCGGTGTCCCTGCTTTCCCTTGCCCTGGAACAGGACCGGGCCCAGCGTGCGGCGCATTCCCAGCTGCGGAGCGGAGTGCTCGAGCTGCTGGCCGGCGGACAGGAGGAGCTGGCCCGGCGGTCAGTGCCGGATCTGCCGCCGAAGCCGTGGACCGTGCTGGCGGTCGCCGGGAGCCGGGCCGCGCGCGACACCCTGTACGAGCGGCTGGAAACAGCTGCCGGACAAGTCTTCTTCGCGCACCGCGGGCAGCGGCTGATCATCGTGACCGACGATCCGGCCCAGGTGCGCGGGGACGAAGGCTGCCATGTCGGCGTCTCCGATGCCGCCGACTTCCCCGCCGCGCTGCGGCAGGCCGAGGAAGCCGCCGACGTGGCAGGCGAACGGCGCGTGCCCAGGCTGGACTACGCCGACCACGCCGGCGCCGGACTGCTCACCCTCCTGGACACCCAAGCGGCACAAGCGTTTTCCGAACACCTGCTGGCCCCGTTGCGTTCCTTCGACCGGACCGGCCGCGGTGACCTGGTCACGTCCCTGCGCTGCTGGCTGGAACACCACGGCCACTGGGATCTCGCCGCCACGAAACTCGGCGTGCACCGGCACACCCTGCGCAACCGGGTGACCAAAGCCGCCGACCTGCTCGGCCGCGACCTCGACGCGCCGGGAGTGCGAGCCGAACTCTGGCTCGCACTGCGCGTCACTTCGTGA
- the gabT gene encoding 4-aminobutyrate--2-oxoglutarate transaminase encodes MTTSIEDAAPVARQRRLRTEIPGPVSRELQERRSNAVAAGVSSTLPVYVTSATGGLLTDADGNVLIDLGSGIAVTNVGHSAPAVVDRVRDQAGRFTHTCFMITPYEGYVAVCEALAELTPGDHAKKSVLFNSGAEAVENAVKIARTATGRQAVVVFDHAYHGRTNLTMALTAKSVPYKHGFGPFAPEVYRVPGSYPYRDGLSGPDAARIAIDRIEKQIGGDQVAAVVLEPIQGEGGFIEPAPGFLPALSAWCRDNGVVFVADEVQTGFCRTGSWFASTHEKVVADLVATAKGIAAGLPLSAVTGRAELIDAVGPGGLGGTYGGNPVACAAALGAIETMRTDDLAGSAKRIESLVLPRLRALATETGVIGDVRGRGAMLAAEFVKPGTQEPDADLTKRIAASCHSQGVVVLTCGTYGNVIRLLPPLSLSDALLDEGLAVLEHAVRTESRA; translated from the coding sequence ATGACCACGAGCATCGAGGACGCGGCGCCAGTGGCGCGGCAACGTAGGCTGCGGACCGAGATTCCCGGGCCTGTCTCCCGTGAGCTGCAGGAACGCAGGAGCAACGCGGTCGCCGCCGGTGTCTCGTCCACGCTGCCCGTCTACGTCACCTCGGCCACCGGGGGCCTGCTCACCGACGCCGACGGCAACGTGCTGATCGACCTGGGTTCCGGCATCGCGGTGACGAACGTGGGGCACTCGGCGCCGGCGGTCGTGGACCGCGTGCGCGACCAGGCCGGCCGGTTCACCCACACCTGCTTCATGATCACGCCGTACGAGGGTTACGTGGCGGTGTGCGAGGCACTCGCCGAGCTCACGCCGGGCGACCACGCGAAGAAGTCGGTGCTGTTCAACTCCGGTGCCGAAGCCGTGGAGAACGCCGTGAAGATCGCCCGTACGGCCACCGGACGCCAAGCCGTCGTGGTGTTCGACCACGCCTACCACGGCCGGACGAACCTGACCATGGCGCTGACCGCGAAGTCCGTGCCGTACAAGCACGGCTTCGGTCCGTTCGCGCCCGAGGTGTACCGGGTGCCGGGCTCCTACCCCTACCGCGACGGCCTGTCCGGGCCCGATGCCGCGCGGATCGCGATCGACCGGATCGAGAAACAGATCGGCGGCGACCAGGTGGCGGCCGTGGTGCTCGAGCCGATCCAGGGCGAGGGCGGCTTCATCGAGCCCGCACCCGGCTTCCTGCCCGCGCTTTCGGCGTGGTGCAGGGACAACGGGGTGGTGTTCGTCGCCGACGAGGTGCAGACCGGCTTTTGCCGCACCGGGTCGTGGTTCGCCTCCACGCACGAGAAGGTGGTCGCCGACCTGGTCGCGACCGCCAAGGGCATCGCGGCCGGGCTGCCGCTGTCCGCGGTGACCGGGCGCGCCGAACTGATCGACGCCGTCGGCCCGGGTGGACTCGGCGGAACCTACGGTGGCAACCCGGTCGCGTGCGCCGCGGCACTCGGCGCGATCGAGACCATGCGCACCGACGATCTGGCCGGCTCCGCGAAACGGATCGAATCACTGGTGCTGCCGCGCTTGCGTGCGCTGGCCACGGAAACCGGCGTGATCGGCGACGTCCGCGGGCGCGGCGCGATGCTGGCCGCCGAGTTCGTCAAGCCGGGCACACAGGAGCCGGATGCCGACCTGACCAAGCGCATCGCCGCCTCGTGCCATTCGCAGGGCGTCGTCGTGCTGACCTGTGGCACCTACGGCAACGTGATCCGACTGCTGCCACCGCTTTCCCTGTCCGATGCACTGCTCGACGAAGGTCTCGCCGTTCTCGAGCACGCTGTCCGTACGGAGTCCCGCGCATGA